The Enteractinococcus fodinae genome has a segment encoding these proteins:
- a CDS encoding exonuclease domain-containing protein, whose protein sequence is MSQLSFLALDFETANPDQASVCQVGVAKVVNGAIVESDSWLVTPPTGIESFEPRFIRIHGIIPKQVRRSGISWQASLDRLLRLADGLPVVAHNISFDRTVFRRASERVGVSVPSTQWFDTLSIARRFVKAPNHRLPTVAKALDLPAFQHHQAEADAITCARIAIVLSQRHQLTSVSELWQKPTARRRSPVPARRFVRVGDLPAPNSEAHPEHPLYGHHVVITGDLHGVNRDDFIVKIAELGAQPQLNVTKKTTMLVVANQEHFPTHYDPAAGSAKEKKAHEYRLAGQQIDFVPAQQALAMLATNVEEPEDVVADVPEPVVESPALKPSEVILPTPPLIRHQCQLAHVPAASGVLGFLLRSFDQ, encoded by the coding sequence ATGAGTCAGCTTAGTTTTCTTGCCCTCGATTTTGAAACAGCTAACCCCGACCAAGCTTCAGTCTGCCAAGTCGGCGTCGCCAAAGTGGTCAACGGAGCCATCGTTGAATCAGACAGCTGGCTGGTCACGCCTCCCACCGGTATCGAGTCGTTTGAACCCAGATTCATTCGAATTCATGGCATCATTCCAAAGCAGGTGCGGCGATCAGGGATCTCCTGGCAAGCGTCCTTGGACCGGCTCCTACGCCTGGCTGATGGCTTACCAGTGGTGGCTCACAACATCTCATTTGATCGGACTGTGTTTCGACGAGCCAGTGAACGGGTGGGAGTCTCAGTTCCATCAACACAATGGTTCGATACTCTGTCTATCGCTCGACGCTTCGTCAAGGCCCCAAACCATCGCCTGCCAACCGTGGCGAAAGCATTAGATTTGCCCGCTTTTCAGCACCATCAAGCCGAAGCTGATGCGATTACATGTGCCCGAATCGCCATCGTGCTGAGTCAGCGCCATCAACTCACGAGCGTCTCAGAACTGTGGCAAAAGCCCACCGCGCGACGCCGTTCACCAGTTCCTGCTCGACGCTTCGTTCGGGTCGGCGATCTCCCCGCACCCAACAGTGAGGCACATCCCGAGCATCCCTTGTACGGTCACCATGTGGTGATCACCGGTGACCTCCATGGTGTGAATCGCGATGATTTCATCGTCAAAATTGCTGAGCTCGGTGCGCAACCTCAATTGAATGTCACGAAGAAAACCACCATGCTTGTGGTTGCCAACCAAGAGCACTTCCCAACGCATTATGACCCTGCTGCGGGTTCGGCGAAGGAAAAGAAGGCCCACGAATACCGTTTGGCCGGTCAGCAGATCGATTTTGTCCCAGCACAGCAAGCCTTGGCAATGCTGGCGACGAACGTCGAAGAACCCGAAGACGTGGTTGCAGACGTGCCGGAGCCGGTGGTTGAATCACCCGCTCTGAAACCCTCTGAGGTCATCCTGCCCACACCCCCTCTCATCAGGCACCAATGCCAGTTGGCACACGTACCAGCAGCAAGCGGCGTGCTGGGGTTCCTGCTCCGATCGTTCGACCAGTAG
- the ectA gene encoding diaminobutyrate acetyltransferase, with the protein MHRSTNENNHSDFVIDLRPPKLADGADLWRLTRDTGVLDLNSSYQYLLWCRDFADTSVVGVSDDGRLMGFITGFLRPDEPTTLMVWQVAVDSAARGRGLASRMLDYLVETTGVEHLETTVTDDNAASKAMFASLAQRHEASHTVTPLFTPELYPDGHDTEYLHRIGPLVPELLRQRQAQAQLAVVE; encoded by the coding sequence ATGCATCGTTCCACCAATGAGAACAATCATTCTGACTTCGTTATCGATCTGCGGCCGCCGAAGCTGGCCGATGGCGCCGACCTGTGGCGCTTGACCCGAGATACCGGGGTACTAGATCTCAACTCTTCCTACCAGTACCTGCTGTGGTGCCGCGATTTCGCTGACACCAGCGTCGTAGGAGTTTCCGACGATGGGCGTTTGATGGGATTCATCACCGGCTTCTTGCGCCCAGATGAGCCCACCACGCTGATGGTGTGGCAGGTTGCTGTCGACTCTGCAGCACGCGGCCGCGGACTGGCCAGCCGAATGCTGGACTACTTGGTCGAAACCACCGGTGTCGAACACCTCGAGACCACCGTAACCGATGACAATGCCGCATCCAAGGCTATGTTTGCTTCACTGGCCCAACGCCACGAAGCCAGCCACACCGTGACCCCGCTCTTCACTCCGGAGCTGTACCCTGACGGTCACGACACCGAATACTTACACCGGATCGGCCCGTTAGTGCCTGAATTGCTGCGCCAACGCCAGGCCCAAGCACAA